The Naumovozyma dairenensis CBS 421 chromosome 3, complete genome genome has a window encoding:
- the FBA1 gene encoding fructose-bisphosphate aldolase FBA1 (similar to Saccharomyces cerevisiae FBA1 (YKL060C); ancestral locus Anc_2.577), which yields MGILEQLKRKSGVIVGDDVAALFAYAKEHKFAIPAINVTSSSTVVAALEAARDNKSPIILQTSNGGAAYFAGKGVSNEGQNASIKGSVAAAHYIRSIAPAYGIPVVLHSDHCAKKLLPWFDGMLEADEAYFKVHGEPLFSSHMLDLSEETDEENISTCVKYFKRMAAMQQWLEMEIGITGGEEDGVNNESADKEDLYTKPEQVFAVHQALAPISSNFSIASAFGNVHGVYAGTMDLRPEILADQQAYAAKQLGQPAGSKPLNFVFHGGSGSTDAQFHTGIDNGVVKVNLDTDCQWAYLTGIRDYVLNKKDYIMTTVGNPTGPEAPNKKYFDPRVWVREGEKTMTARIAQALAIFRTQNTL from the coding sequence atgggTATCTTAGAACAATTAAAGAGAAAGTCTGGTGTTATTGTCGGTGACGATGTCGCTGCTTTGTTCGCTTACGCCAAGGAACACAAGTTCGCTATTCCAGCCATCAACGttacttcttcttctaccGTTGTTGCTGCTTTAGAAGCTGCTAGAGACAACAAGTCCCCAATCATCTTACAAACCTCCAACGGTGGTGCTGCTTACTTCGCTGGTAAGGGTGTCTCTAACGAAGGTCAAAACGCTTCCATCAAGGGTTCCGTTGCTGCTGCTCACTATATTAGATCCATTGCTCCAGCTTACGGTATCCCAGTTGTTCTACATTCTGACCACTGTGCCAAGAAATTGTTACCATGGTTCGATGGTATGTTGGAAGCTGATGAAGCTTACTTCAAGGTCCACGGTGAACCATTATTCTCCTCCCATATGTTGGATTTATCTGAAGAaactgatgaagaaaacatttcTACCTGTGTCAAGTACTTCAAGAGAATGGCTGCTATGCAACAATGGTTAGAAATGGAAATTGGTATCACTGGTGGTGAAGAAGATGGTGTCAACAACGAAAGTGCTGACAAGGAAGATTTATACACCAAGCCAGAACAAGTCTTCGCCGTTCACCAAGCTTTGGCTCCAATCTCTTCAAACTTCTCAATTGCATCAGCATTTGGTAACGTGCATGGTGTTTACGCTGGTACCATGGACTTAAGACCAGAAATCTTGGCTGACCAACAAGCTTACGCTGCTAAGCAATTGGGTCAACCAGCTGGTTCCAAGCCATTGAACTTCGTTTTCCACGGTGGTTCCGGTTCTACTGATGCTCAATTCCACACTGGTATTGATAACGGTGTTGTTAAGGTCAACTTAGATACCGATTGTCAATGGGCTTACTTAACTGGTATCAGAGACTACGTCTTAAATAAGAAGGACTACATTATGACTACTGTTGGTAACCCAACTGGTCCAGAAGCTCCAAACAAGAAATACTTCGACCCAAGAGTCTGGGTTAGAGAAGGTGAAAAGACCATGACCGCTAGAATTGCTCAAGCTTTGGCCATTTTCAGAACCCAAAACACTTTATAA